The following proteins are encoded in a genomic region of Sphingopyxis sp. YF1:
- a CDS encoding ubiquinol-cytochrome C chaperone family protein, with translation MISLRKFFKPGPDPREAMRPLWDAVIAAARRPHWYVEGGVPDTLDGRFDMVSLVMALVLHRIDEDPAQALAGVQFTELFVSDMDGQMRQIGFGDMVVGKQIGRMVGALGGRLGAYRAPDGSEELREALVRNLWRGKAPADAHLDHVVAEIGALRRALTAMPVADLVAADRLPVDHA, from the coding sequence ATGATTTCGCTTCGCAAATTTTTCAAGCCCGGCCCCGACCCGCGCGAGGCCATGCGCCCGCTGTGGGACGCGGTGATCGCCGCCGCCCGCCGGCCGCACTGGTACGTCGAGGGCGGGGTTCCCGACACGCTCGACGGCCGGTTCGACATGGTCAGCCTGGTGATGGCGCTGGTGCTTCACCGCATCGACGAGGATCCGGCGCAGGCGCTGGCCGGCGTCCAGTTCACCGAATTGTTCGTGAGCGACATGGACGGCCAGATGCGCCAGATCGGGTTCGGCGACATGGTCGTCGGCAAGCAGATCGGCCGGATGGTCGGCGCGCTCGGCGGACGGCTCGGCGCCTATCGCGCACCCGACGGATCGGAGGAGCTGCGCGAGGCGCTGGTGCGCAACCTGTGGCGCGGCAAGGCCCCCGCCGATGCGCATCTGGATCATGTCGTGGCCGAAATTGGCGCGCTGCGCCGTGCACTCACGGCGATGCCCGTCGCCGACCTCGTCGCGGCTGACCGGTTGCCCGTGGACCACGCATGA
- a CDS encoding putative 2OG-Fe(II) oxygenase: MRLRPDSGPARAAAAAIAFRRRDFAAAIAGFESLASHRGGAAPDWAMLSESYLRVGDPGAALAACDRGRAAGCDGAALAICRGKALAALGRPGEARAAFVDAIDRGDDRFRGLFNLLAPLARLADGGPLLAACDALPSLLAHGTVARANRAIALSRLGREDEARALVDLDRHIVQVPIAEQASDGDAAAFNAQLAAEALALAGSGVADAETRIVYDPDTRAAPAMTRLLDRVRAAMEAYLAEAPALGLDQCLPPPPARARLFCGVTVLRGAGHNGLHIHPFGHVSSVYHVNCPDTVARAADGRGALSIGACAAYTGGYAPCWGERRLAPRPGWLTLFPSHFFHDVIPSRDRAARISIPVDLEPVA, translated from the coding sequence ATGCGGCTTCGGCCCGACAGCGGTCCCGCGCGCGCCGCCGCGGCCGCGATCGCTTTCCGCAGGCGTGATTTTGCTGCGGCGATTGCCGGGTTCGAATCGCTCGCTTCCCATCGGGGCGGCGCCGCGCCCGACTGGGCGATGCTCAGCGAAAGCTATTTGCGGGTCGGCGACCCCGGGGCGGCGCTGGCGGCCTGTGATCGCGGCCGCGCGGCGGGTTGCGACGGTGCCGCGCTGGCGATCTGTCGCGGCAAGGCGCTGGCGGCGCTGGGCCGGCCGGGCGAAGCGCGCGCGGCCTTCGTCGATGCGATCGATCGCGGCGACGACCGGTTTCGGGGACTTTTCAATCTGCTCGCGCCGCTCGCGCGGCTCGCCGATGGCGGGCCGCTGCTGGCCGCCTGCGATGCGCTGCCGTCGCTGCTAGCGCACGGCACCGTCGCGCGCGCCAATCGCGCGATCGCCCTGTCGCGGCTGGGCCGCGAGGACGAGGCGCGCGCGCTCGTCGACCTTGACCGGCATATCGTGCAGGTGCCGATCGCCGAACAGGCGTCGGACGGCGATGCGGCGGCCTTCAACGCGCAGCTTGCGGCAGAGGCGCTCGCGCTCGCCGGATCGGGCGTGGCCGATGCCGAAACGCGCATCGTCTACGATCCCGATACGCGCGCCGCGCCCGCGATGACGCGGCTGCTGGATCGGGTCCGCGCGGCGATGGAGGCGTATCTGGCAGAGGCGCCGGCGCTTGGCCTCGACCAATGCCTGCCGCCGCCGCCCGCCCGGGCGCGCCTCTTCTGCGGGGTGACGGTGCTGCGCGGGGCAGGGCACAACGGCCTGCACATTCACCCGTTCGGGCATGTGTCGAGCGTCTATCACGTCAACTGCCCCGACACGGTGGCACGCGCCGCCGATGGGCGCGGCGCGCTGTCGATCGGGGCGTGTGCGGCCTATACCGGGGGCTATGCGCCGTGCTGGGGCGAACGGCGGCTGGCGCCGCGGCCGGGCTGGCTCACGCTCTTTCCGTCGCATTTCTTCCACGACGTCATCCCGTCGCGCGACCGCGCGGCGCGGATCTCGATCCCGGTCGATCTGGAACCCGTGGCCTGA
- a CDS encoding adenylate kinase — MTLNIILLGPPGAGKGTQAVRLEDEHGMVQLSTGDMLRAAVKAGTPVGVQAKAVMDAGELVSDAIVSGLIGERLDELGGDVSVIFDGYPRTAAQAASLDEILAARGRKLDHVIELVVEEDALVDRITGRFSCAKCGAGYHDRYKLPKVANVCDVCGSDEFKRRPDDNEETVRTRMAEYRAKTAPILPIYDARGIVTRVDGMADIDVVNDAIETILSAATTG, encoded by the coding sequence ATGACGCTCAATATCATTTTGCTGGGACCGCCGGGGGCGGGCAAGGGAACGCAGGCGGTCAGGCTCGAGGACGAGCATGGCATGGTGCAGCTGTCGACCGGTGACATGCTGCGCGCTGCGGTCAAGGCGGGGACGCCGGTCGGCGTCCAGGCAAAGGCGGTGATGGACGCCGGCGAACTCGTCTCGGACGCGATCGTCTCGGGGCTGATCGGCGAACGGCTCGACGAACTTGGCGGGGACGTCTCGGTGATCTTCGACGGCTATCCGCGCACCGCCGCGCAGGCCGCGTCGCTCGACGAGATTCTCGCCGCGCGCGGGCGCAAGCTCGACCATGTGATCGAACTGGTGGTCGAGGAAGACGCGCTCGTCGACCGCATCACCGGCCGCTTCAGCTGCGCAAAATGCGGCGCGGGCTATCATGATCGCTACAAGCTGCCCAAGGTGGCCAATGTTTGCGACGTTTGCGGCAGCGACGAATTCAAGCGCCGTCCCGACGATAATGAGGAAACGGTGCGCACGCGCATGGCCGAATATCGCGCCAAGACCGCGCCGATCCTGCCGATCTACGACGCGCGCGGCATCGTGACCCGCGTCGACGGCATGGCCGACATCGACGTCGTCAACGATGCGATCGAGACGATCCTCAGCGCCGCGACGACCGGCTAG
- a CDS encoding NADP-dependent malic enzyme, which yields MDSGSKVQFSDREALLYHEHGRPGKIEIIASKPMATQRDLSLAYSPGVAVPVNAIAEDPAKAYDYTAKGNLVAVISNGTAILGLGNLGALASKPVMEGKAVLFKRFADVDSIDLEVATEDPQAFIEAVELLEPSFGGINLEDIAAPNCFIIEAALKEKMNIPVFHDDQHGTAIITAAGLINACHLTGRDLATVKVVVNGAGAAAIACTALIKAMGVKHENVIMCDRKGTIYQGRTEGMDQWKSAHAVPTEARNLTEALVGADVFLGLSAAGALKPEMVKDMAAAPIIFAMANPDPEISPPDARAARPDAIIATGRSDYPNQVNNVLCFPFIFRGALDVRATAINEEMKIAAAYAIADLARQQVPEEVAAAYGGRASSFGPEYIIPSPFDPRLMEIVPTAVAKAAMDTGVAQRPIEDLGEYRNRLRARLNPTTSVLTLAYEAARANPKRVVFAEGEEEVVLRAAIQFRDGGYGIPVLVGREGLHDKLRAMGVADAESFEVHNSVNSPHVPQMVDMLYERLQRRGYLRRDIERMVNRDRNIFGSLLLKLGLGDAMITGVTRTYSQTMREVRRVIDPAEGKTAFGIHVLVGQHHTIFMADTTVNERPTAEQLADIAERTAQVARRMGHEPRVAFLSYSTFGNPPGSWLDNIRDAVSILDRRQPGFEYEGEMAPDVALNEKLMKNYPFCRLSGPANVLVMPGLQSGNLSAKLLRELGGSAVIGPMLIGMEQPVQVATMASPASDLVTLAVLAAGGIAG from the coding sequence ATGGACAGCGGCAGCAAGGTGCAATTCTCCGATCGCGAAGCCCTGCTCTACCATGAACATGGGCGCCCGGGAAAAATCGAGATCATCGCGTCAAAGCCGATGGCGACGCAGCGCGACCTGTCCCTCGCCTATTCGCCCGGCGTCGCCGTCCCGGTGAACGCGATCGCCGAAGATCCCGCCAAGGCCTATGATTATACCGCCAAGGGCAATCTGGTCGCCGTCATCTCGAACGGCACCGCGATCCTCGGGCTCGGCAACCTCGGCGCGCTCGCCTCGAAGCCGGTGATGGAAGGCAAGGCGGTGCTGTTCAAGCGTTTCGCCGACGTCGATTCGATCGACCTCGAGGTCGCGACCGAAGACCCGCAGGCCTTCATCGAGGCGGTCGAACTGCTCGAACCGAGCTTCGGCGGGATCAACCTCGAGGATATCGCGGCGCCCAACTGCTTCATCATCGAGGCGGCGCTCAAGGAAAAGATGAACATCCCGGTGTTCCATGACGACCAGCATGGCACCGCGATCATCACCGCCGCGGGCCTGATCAACGCCTGTCACCTGACCGGGCGTGACCTTGCGACGGTCAAGGTCGTCGTCAACGGCGCCGGTGCGGCGGCGATCGCCTGCACCGCGCTGATCAAGGCGATGGGCGTCAAACATGAAAATGTCATCATGTGCGACCGCAAGGGCACCATCTATCAGGGCCGCACCGAAGGCATGGACCAGTGGAAGTCGGCGCATGCGGTGCCGACCGAAGCGCGCAACCTGACCGAGGCGCTGGTCGGCGCCGACGTTTTCCTGGGCCTGTCGGCCGCGGGTGCGCTCAAGCCCGAGATGGTCAAGGACATGGCGGCGGCGCCGATCATCTTTGCGATGGCGAACCCGGATCCCGAAATCTCGCCGCCGGATGCCCGCGCGGCGCGGCCCGACGCGATCATCGCGACCGGGCGCTCGGACTATCCGAACCAGGTCAACAACGTGCTCTGCTTCCCCTTCATCTTCCGCGGCGCGCTCGACGTGCGCGCGACCGCGATCAACGAAGAGATGAAGATCGCCGCCGCTTACGCCATCGCCGACCTGGCACGCCAGCAGGTGCCCGAGGAGGTCGCGGCGGCCTATGGCGGGCGCGCGTCGAGCTTTGGTCCCGAATATATCATCCCCTCCCCCTTCGATCCGCGGCTGATGGAGATCGTTCCGACCGCAGTCGCCAAGGCAGCGATGGACACCGGCGTCGCCCAGCGGCCGATCGAAGACCTCGGCGAATATCGCAACCGGCTGCGCGCGCGGCTGAACCCGACGACGTCGGTGCTGACGCTGGCCTATGAGGCGGCACGCGCCAATCCGAAGCGTGTCGTCTTCGCCGAAGGCGAAGAGGAAGTCGTGCTGCGCGCGGCGATCCAGTTCCGCGACGGCGGCTACGGCATTCCCGTGCTCGTCGGGCGCGAGGGGCTTCACGACAAGCTGCGTGCGATGGGCGTCGCCGACGCCGAAAGCTTCGAGGTCCACAACAGCGTCAATTCGCCGCATGTGCCGCAGATGGTCGACATGCTGTACGAGCGGCTCCAGCGGCGCGGTTATCTGCGCCGCGACATCGAGCGCATGGTCAACCGCGACCGCAACATCTTCGGCTCGCTACTGCTCAAGCTGGGGTTGGGCGACGCGATGATCACCGGCGTCACACGCACCTATTCGCAGACGATGCGCGAGGTGCGGCGCGTGATTGACCCCGCCGAGGGCAAGACCGCGTTCGGCATCCACGTGCTGGTCGGCCAGCACCACACGATCTTCATGGCCGACACGACGGTCAACGAACGCCCGACCGCCGAGCAGCTCGCCGATATCGCCGAACGCACCGCACAGGTCGCGCGACGCATGGGGCACGAACCGCGCGTCGCCTTCCTCTCCTATTCGACCTTCGGCAACCCGCCGGGATCGTGGCTCGACAATATCCGCGACGCGGTGTCGATCCTCGACCGGCGCCAGCCGGGCTTCGAATATGAAGGCGAGATGGCGCCCGACGTCGCGCTCAACGAGAAGCTGATGAAGAATTACCCCTTCTGCCGCCTGTCGGGTCCGGCGAACGTGCTGGTCATGCCGGGGCTGCAGTCGGGCAATCTGTCGGCGAAGCTGCTGCGCGAACTCGGTGGCAGCGCGGTGATCGGGCCGATGCTGATCGGGATGGAACAGCCGGTGCAGGTCGCGACGATGGCGTCGCCGGCATCGGACCTGGTGACGCTCGCGGTGCTCGCGGCGGGCGGAATCGCGGGCTAG
- a CDS encoding DUF1737 domain-containing protein, translating into MKLYRLLTGPDDAAFCARVEGLLNRGWQLHGSPSITSVDGRGYVAQAIVMEKAGPYSGFQPSSEIEPD; encoded by the coding sequence ATGAAGCTCTACCGCCTGTTGACCGGTCCCGACGATGCCGCCTTCTGCGCGCGCGTCGAGGGGCTGCTCAACCGGGGGTGGCAGCTTCACGGCAGCCCGTCGATCACCAGTGTCGATGGCCGCGGCTATGTCGCCCAGGCCATCGTGATGGAAAAGGCCGGACCCTATTCCGGCTTTCAGCCGTCGAGCGAAATCGAACCCGACTGA
- a CDS encoding MoxR family ATPase has translation MRFEGTSAYIATDDLKVAVNAATLLRRPLLVKGEPGTGKTVLAEQIAQAFDAPLITWNIKSTTKAQQGLYEYDAVARLRDGQLGEERVHDIRNYIRKGKLWEAFTSPKLPVLLIDEIDKADIEFPNDLLQELDRMAFHVYETDETITAKERPIVVITSNNEKELPDAFLRRCFFHYIKFPDRDTMASIVEVHFPGIQKTLVSRAMDIFYEVRDVPGLKKKPSTSELIDWLKLLLAEDMPIEVLQNRDVGKAIPPLHGALLKNEQDVMLFEKLAFMARRQGG, from the coding sequence ATGCGCTTTGAAGGAACCAGCGCCTATATTGCGACCGACGACCTGAAGGTCGCGGTCAACGCCGCGACGCTGCTGCGCCGCCCACTGCTGGTGAAGGGCGAACCCGGCACCGGCAAGACGGTACTGGCCGAACAGATCGCGCAAGCCTTCGACGCGCCGCTGATCACCTGGAACATCAAGTCGACCACCAAGGCGCAGCAGGGCCTGTACGAATATGACGCGGTCGCGCGGCTGCGCGACGGCCAGCTCGGCGAAGAACGCGTCCACGACATCCGCAATTATATCCGCAAGGGCAAATTGTGGGAGGCCTTCACCTCGCCCAAGCTTCCCGTCCTGCTGATCGACGAGATCGACAAGGCCGATATCGAGTTCCCGAACGACCTGCTCCAGGAACTCGATCGCATGGCGTTCCATGTCTATGAGACCGACGAGACGATCACGGCGAAGGAACGCCCGATCGTCGTCATCACCTCGAACAATGAAAAGGAACTGCCCGACGCCTTCCTGCGCCGCTGTTTCTTTCACTATATCAAGTTCCCCGACCGCGACACGATGGCGTCGATCGTCGAGGTCCATTTCCCGGGCATCCAGAAGACGCTGGTCAGCCGCGCGATGGATATCTTCTACGAAGTGCGCGACGTGCCGGGCCTGAAGAAGAAACCTTCGACCAGCGAGCTGATCGACTGGCTCAAGCTGCTGCTCGCCGAGGACATGCCGATCGAAGTGCTGCAGAACCGCGACGTCGGCAAGGCGATCCCGCCGCTCCACGGCGCACTGCTCAAGAATGAGCAGGACGTGATGCTGTTCGAAAAGCTGGCGTTCATGGCGCGCCGCCAGGGCGGCTGA
- the bamE gene encoding outer membrane protein assembly factor BamE: MPHITTHLSGPRARLLLVGLALALGTSGCTQLKGRQGYVADPVLTDAITPGVDNRESVEKTLGRPTFVGQFSNNEYYYLSRETRALAFANPRAVNQQVLRVRFDAAGNVAAVDRTGIELVSRLNPEGDKTPTLGRERSFFEDIFGNIGAVGAPGMGGGGGPGSQ; encoded by the coding sequence ATGCCGCATATCACGACCCATTTGTCCGGACCGCGCGCGCGCCTCCTGCTCGTCGGCCTCGCGCTGGCGCTCGGCACCAGCGGCTGCACCCAGCTCAAGGGACGCCAGGGCTATGTCGCCGACCCGGTGCTCACCGACGCGATCACCCCCGGCGTCGACAACCGCGAATCGGTGGAAAAGACGCTCGGACGCCCGACCTTCGTCGGCCAGTTCAGCAACAATGAATATTATTATTTGTCGCGCGAAACGCGCGCGCTCGCCTTTGCCAATCCGCGCGCGGTCAACCAGCAGGTGCTGCGCGTCCGGTTCGACGCCGCGGGGAACGTCGCTGCGGTCGACCGCACCGGGATCGAGCTGGTGAGCCGGCTCAATCCCGAAGGCGACAAGACCCCGACGCTTGGCCGCGAGCGCAGCTTCTTCGAGGATATCTTCGGCAATATCGGCGCCGTGGGTGCGCCCGGCATGGGCGGCGGCGGCGGCCCGGGGAGCCAGTAG
- the rplO gene encoding 50S ribosomal protein L15, which translates to MTIKLNDLRDNNGARKGRMRVGRGIGSGKGKTAGRGQKGQKARSGVAINGFEGGQMPLHMRIPKRGFNNIFAKDFAIVNLGQVQKLVDEKKLDAKAVVDHAALKAAGVARGGKDGVRLLAKGELTAKLSFAVAGASKGAIAAVEKAGGKVELPAAAAEEAKAE; encoded by the coding sequence ATGACTATCAAGCTCAACGATCTTCGTGACAACAACGGCGCCCGCAAGGGCCGCATGCGCGTCGGACGCGGCATCGGCTCGGGCAAGGGCAAGACCGCCGGCCGCGGTCAGAAGGGCCAGAAGGCCCGCAGCGGCGTCGCGATCAACGGCTTCGAGGGCGGCCAGATGCCGCTCCACATGCGCATCCCGAAGCGCGGCTTCAACAACATCTTCGCCAAGGATTTCGCGATCGTGAACCTCGGCCAGGTGCAGAAGCTCGTCGACGAGAAGAAGCTCGACGCCAAGGCCGTCGTCGACCATGCCGCGCTCAAGGCGGCGGGTGTTGCCCGCGGCGGCAAGGACGGCGTCCGCCTCCTCGCCAAGGGCGAACTGACGGCGAAGCTGAGCTTCGCGGTCGCCGGCGCGTCGAAGGGCGCGATCGCGGCGGTCGAAAAGGCCGGCGGCAAGGTCGAACTGCCTGCCGCGGCGGCTGAAGAAGCCAAGGCTGAATAA
- the secY gene encoding preprotein translocase subunit SecY — MASRADQLASNLNFSKFGKATELKNRIWFTIGALIVFRFLSFVPLPGIDPVALAQAYQQAASGGVLDIFNTFSGGSLERLSIIALGVMPYITASIVVQLASALAPSLAALKKEGESGRKKLNQYTRYGTVFLTAIQAYFLAMTAEASTGAQGIAIVVDPGMLFRISAVISIVGGTLFLMWLGEQITSRGIGNGVSLIIMAGILAQLPRSFAQMFSQVREGSMGGGTVFAVIIGAVVLIAFISFMERAQRRVLVQYPKRATQRGVMQADRSHLPLKVNTAGVIPPIFASSLLLMPLTITQFMGNNVQGDTASGDFLITLNQYLAHGQPLYMALYAAGIIFFCFFYVAVVFNPEETADNLKRQNGFIPGIRPGKNTAAYLDHVLTRITVIGAAYLALICLVPEYFIAQSGLPFQLGGTSLLIIVNVTIDTITQIQSHMLAHQYGDLIKKAKLKGGVARR; from the coding sequence ATGGCCTCTCGCGCCGACCAGCTTGCTTCCAACCTGAACTTCTCGAAGTTCGGCAAGGCGACCGAACTCAAGAACCGCATCTGGTTCACGATCGGCGCGCTGATCGTCTTCCGCTTCCTGTCCTTCGTGCCGCTGCCGGGGATCGATCCCGTCGCGCTGGCGCAGGCCTATCAGCAGGCGGCTTCGGGCGGCGTCCTCGACATCTTCAACACCTTCTCGGGCGGCAGCCTCGAGCGCCTCAGCATCATCGCGCTCGGCGTCATGCCCTACATCACCGCGTCGATCGTGGTTCAGCTCGCCTCGGCGCTCGCGCCGAGCCTCGCCGCGCTCAAGAAAGAGGGCGAGAGCGGGCGCAAGAAGCTCAACCAGTATACGCGCTACGGCACGGTCTTCCTCACCGCGATTCAGGCCTATTTCCTCGCGATGACCGCCGAGGCGTCGACCGGCGCACAGGGTATCGCGATCGTCGTCGATCCGGGCATGCTGTTCCGCATTTCGGCGGTGATCAGCATCGTCGGCGGCACGCTGTTCCTGATGTGGCTTGGCGAACAGATCACCAGCCGTGGCATTGGCAACGGCGTTTCGCTGATCATCATGGCGGGCATTCTCGCGCAGCTGCCGCGCAGCTTTGCGCAGATGTTCAGCCAGGTCCGCGAAGGCTCGATGGGCGGCGGCACCGTGTTCGCGGTGATCATCGGCGCGGTCGTGCTGATCGCCTTCATCAGCTTCATGGAGCGTGCGCAGCGGCGCGTGCTCGTACAATATCCGAAGCGCGCGACGCAGCGCGGTGTGATGCAGGCGGACCGCAGCCACCTGCCGCTCAAGGTCAACACCGCGGGCGTCATCCCGCCGATCTTCGCCTCGTCGCTGCTGCTGATGCCGCTCACGATCACCCAGTTCATGGGCAATAATGTCCAGGGCGACACCGCGTCGGGCGATTTCCTGATCACGCTCAACCAGTATCTCGCGCACGGCCAGCCGCTTTACATGGCGCTCTATGCCGCGGGCATCATCTTTTTCTGCTTCTTCTACGTCGCGGTGGTCTTCAATCCGGAGGAAACCGCCGACAATCTGAAGCGCCAGAACGGCTTCATTCCCGGCATCCGCCCGGGCAAGAACACCGCCGCCTATCTCGATCATGTGCTGACGCGCATCACCGTGATCGGCGCCGCCTATCTCGCGCTCATCTGTCTGGTGCCCGAATATTTCATCGCCCAGTCGGGCCTGCCGTTCCAGCTCGGCGGCACCAGCCTGCTCATCATCGTCAACGTGACGATCGATACGATCACCCAGATCCAGAGCCACATGCTTGCGCATCAATATGGCGACCTGATCAAGAAAGCCAAATTGAAGGGCGGCGTTGCACGGCGCTGA
- the rpmD gene encoding 50S ribosomal protein L30 — protein sequence MADKKIKIRQIGSPIRRPKGQRAILTGLGLGKMHREVELVDTPEVRGMIRKLPHMVEVVEG from the coding sequence ATGGCCGACAAGAAGATCAAGATTCGCCAGATCGGCTCGCCGATCCGTCGTCCCAAGGGCCAGCGCGCCATCCTGACCGGCCTCGGCCTGGGCAAGATGCACCGCGAGGTCGAACTGGTCGATACCCCCGAAGTGCGCGGCATGATTCGCAAGCTGCCGCACATGGTGGAAGTCGTCGAGGGCTGA
- a CDS encoding DUF177 domain-containing protein produces the protein MMTLPEFSHVVTLAEAAQGRSLALVADPAARAAIARRLGLVSLDMFETDVEVRAVAGGMGVRGTVRAALVQPCAATDLPVAAAVSEAFDLRYLRDIGPVEPEDEIELGEEEIDTLPLEHDRVDVGEVAVQTLSLALDPYPRHPDADRILAEKGVLSEEQAGPFAALAALKGKKGG, from the coding sequence ATGATGACGCTCCCCGAATTTTCGCACGTCGTGACGCTCGCCGAAGCAGCGCAGGGGCGCAGTCTCGCGCTCGTCGCCGACCCCGCGGCGCGCGCGGCGATCGCACGCCGGCTCGGCCTTGTGTCGCTCGACATGTTCGAGACCGACGTCGAGGTCCGCGCGGTCGCGGGCGGGATGGGCGTGCGCGGCACGGTGCGCGCCGCGCTGGTTCAGCCGTGCGCGGCAACCGACCTGCCGGTCGCGGCAGCGGTCAGCGAAGCCTTCGACCTTCGCTATCTGCGCGACATCGGCCCGGTCGAGCCCGAAGACGAGATCGAGCTCGGCGAGGAGGAGATCGACACGCTGCCGCTCGAACACGACCGCGTCGATGTCGGCGAAGTTGCGGTGCAGACGCTGTCGCTCGCGCTCGATCCCTATCCGCGCCACCCCGACGCCGACCGCATCCTCGCCGAAAAGGGCGTGCTGAGCGAAGAACAGGCGGGTCCGTTCGCCGCGCTCGCGGCGCTCAAGGGGAAAAAAGGCGGCTAA
- a CDS encoding methyl-accepting chemotaxis protein: MKFDPINPATPMLDQSVAGDCGELAVGCSEAAGRIRRSTDQMERQIAELGRLEEYVVGLEADQRQIADSTDEAKLLSARACEQLDTGAERVNAAVAEFRSVIDLIARLGAHVTNFAAVMEQVQQVSQSIESIAKTTNMLALNAAIEAERAGDAGRTFAVVAAEVKKLAQNTRSATDEIRRSIGSLATEASGLVTEIQSGVEQSSRAEAQFETITEALHDATHLVALLDDQSDRIAQSSAMVHANGAKVRGALDRVVGSVRDNSATLDGTRDSILKMEHVSNRMFNAVISAGVSPRDSAVVALAASVRDEFVAIAERAVADGALSMDQLFDTQYVRVPGSNPERFRTSLCDWADAHWRPLFDRIVANHPEVKMSSAGDMNGFLPTHITDCSRAPTGDVVHDTAHCRNGRILFDDTDRAAKKSDAPFFMAVYRQEGDGTNYVTVRNVYMPVVIGGRRWGDVEVAYQL, from the coding sequence ATGAAATTCGATCCGATCAATCCGGCGACTCCGATGCTCGACCAGTCGGTCGCGGGCGACTGCGGCGAACTGGCCGTCGGTTGCAGCGAGGCAGCGGGCCGCATCCGGCGCTCGACCGACCAGATGGAGCGGCAGATTGCCGAACTCGGGCGGCTCGAGGAATATGTCGTCGGGCTCGAGGCCGACCAGCGCCAGATCGCCGATTCGACCGACGAAGCGAAGCTGCTGTCGGCGCGCGCCTGCGAACAGCTCGACACCGGTGCCGAACGCGTCAACGCGGCGGTCGCCGAATTCCGGTCGGTGATCGACCTGATCGCGCGACTCGGCGCGCACGTCACCAATTTCGCCGCGGTGATGGAACAGGTGCAGCAGGTCAGCCAGTCGATCGAATCGATCGCCAAGACGACCAACATGCTCGCCTTGAACGCCGCGATCGAGGCCGAGCGCGCAGGCGATGCGGGGCGCACCTTCGCGGTCGTCGCTGCCGAGGTAAAGAAGCTGGCGCAGAACACGCGCAGCGCCACCGACGAAATCCGCCGCAGCATCGGAAGCCTCGCGACCGAGGCCAGCGGGCTCGTCACCGAAATCCAGTCGGGGGTCGAACAGTCGAGCCGCGCCGAGGCGCAGTTCGAGACGATCACCGAGGCGCTGCACGATGCGACGCACCTCGTCGCGCTGCTCGACGACCAGAGCGACCGCATCGCCCAGTCGAGCGCGATGGTGCACGCCAATGGTGCGAAGGTGCGCGGGGCGCTCGACCGCGTCGTCGGCTCGGTGCGCGACAACAGCGCGACGCTCGACGGCACGCGCGATTCGATCCTCAAGATGGAGCATGTGTCGAACCGCATGTTCAACGCGGTGATCTCGGCCGGGGTGTCGCCGCGCGATTCGGCGGTGGTCGCGCTCGCTGCCAGCGTGCGTGACGAATTCGTCGCCATCGCCGAACGCGCCGTCGCCGACGGCGCACTCTCGATGGACCAGCTTTTCGACACGCAATATGTCCGGGTGCCGGGCTCGAACCCCGAACGCTTTCGCACCAGCCTGTGCGACTGGGCCGACGCGCACTGGCGTCCGCTGTTCGACCGCATCGTTGCCAACCATCCCGAGGTGAAGATGTCGTCCGCGGGCGACATGAACGGCTTCCTGCCGACCCATATCACCGATTGTTCGCGCGCCCCGACGGGCGATGTTGTCCATGACACCGCGCATTGCCGCAACGGCCGCATCCTGTTCGACGACACCGACAGGGCGGCGAAGAAAAGCGACGCGCCCTTCTTCATGGCGGTCTATCGCCAGGAAGGCGACGGCACCAATTATGTCACCGTGCGCAACGTCTATATGCCGGTCGTGATCGGTGGTCGCCGCTGGGGCGATGTCGAGGTCGCCTACCAGCTTTGA